The window AGGTTTACCGTTAAAAAGAACATCTGGATATTTACCTACATCAACAATAAGCTGGATTACTGGACAGGGGTTAAAGTAATACCCGATGATGTGAGCCAAATAAAAGAGGGCTCATCATTCCTTAAAATGCCTAATGGCTATTACGAAGCTATTAAGCATACTGAGGGCGCTATAACAATAGTTTTTTTTATACACGTAAAAAACAACTATACCTTCACCAACAAATACCTTCAAAACAACTTTAATAAGGAGCTAACCACCGAGGATAACATTGATATAGCTGATTTTACCGATAAGGGTGTTTATGCTCTACATGATGTTAACAACAGGTACTTGTTTTCGGTTAAGCTGGTAAAAGAAAAGCTGAACGAGCGGTTCTATTATTTTGTGGTTGCTTTTTGGCTAATGACCATCCTCACGCTATGTGTATTAGTACACAACATTATAAGCTATATGGCCCGCAGGCAGCAGGTGTATTTGGCCTTATTGGTGTTGGCTGTGTTTATTATAGTGTTTAGGTTTGTTAATTTGCATTATGGCTGGCCAAACTTTACCAGGCCGTTAAAGCTTTTCGACCCTAATATTTACGCGTCAAATTATGTATTCCCTTCCCTGGGCGATTTTTGCATCAATATCTTAGCGATAACCTGGTTCAGTAGCTTTTTATACACGCAGCGTAATCATCTTTTAAAAGGTATACCGGGTAAAGCGGTAAGCTATGCTGTTTTTGCGGTTTGTATATTGGTGCTTGTGGTTACATCTACCACTTTGCTGCATATTTTTTACGGGCTTATTGTTAACTCGAAGATCAGTTTTGATGTAAATAACGTGCTTAACCTTTCGGTATTTAGCCTGCTGGGGGTGTTAATGCTGTGCTTTAGCTTTTTAACATTTATATTATTAACCGAAACCATACTAACCATTTGTATCAAGCTAAATATAGCTGTAGGTATACAGGCGGTGCTTTTTATAGCAACTATTTTAATTATCACAGCCGTAGTAGGTGTTTATGTAGAGTTTAGCCTTTTTTATGTGTTTTGGATGGTGTTGGTATTAATAAGGGGGCACGCTTATTTTTATAACGACAGAAGATTTACATCAGGTGCATTTATTAGCATCGTAGTTATTTGCGCATTAATTGCCTCAACAAAACTTAACCGCTTTGAAGCCGATAAAGAAAGGGAAACACGCAAGGCACTTGTACAAAGGCTGGAAGTGCCCGACGATGCTACTGCCGATATCCTTTTTAAAAAAATAGAGAAACAAATAATAGTCGACCCGCTTTTAGTGCAGTATTTCCGCACGGCCGACCATACCTCCGATTACCTGAAAACACGCTTGCAAAAGCTGTATTTTGACAGATACCTATCCAGGTACGATTTTAAGGTACATGAGTACAATGACGATAACCAGCCCGTATCGGCCGATAAAAACTATACACTGGATGTTTTTAAGGATATGGTGGTTTACAGCTCCTTTAAGGTATCAGATTATTTTTACCGAGAAAACGACTCATTTGGTTTCCAAAGCTATTTTGCCATATTGCCGGTAATTGATGAAGGCCGAAACCTGGGCACCATTGTAATTGAGCTTAGATCCAAACCGTTATTGGCTAACGGTACTTTCCCCGAATTGCTGATAGATAAAGAGATTGTTCCGGCCGACGAGTTTAAAGATTACTCCTATGCTTTTTACACCGATAATAGCCTGGTGGGGCAAAGCGGCACCGTTGTTTATAGCATAAAAAACACCTCGTTTAAAGGGAAACTTAAGCAGTTTACGTTCGCCAATACAAAGAGTGCCAAACAGGGCTGGTACAATAGGTTTACAAAGTTTAGCCACCTTATTTATCAGCCCAGCAAGCGCAACCTTATAGTGGTAACTAAAGACAGCAACCTGCTGTTGTCTAACATTACCGCTATTACTTTCTTTTTTGTGGTGATACTGTTATTTGATGCTCTTGTACTTGCCATACGCCTGTTATGGATCAAAGTAAGAATATTCAATATCAATAATAACCGTATCAAATGGGGCTTTAAGCTCAACTTTGATAAGATATTATATAAAACCCGCATACAATTCTCTATGATATTTGCCGTGGTGGTAACGCTTGTTTTGGTAGGGTTTATTACTTTTTTTTCTATCAGTAGCCAATACCAGGCGCAGCAGGATAAATTGATCAGGTCTAAAATAATGCAGCTGGCATCGGCTATAGAAAGTTCGTATCTAAGCAGTTTTACAAAGGATATTAATGAGGAAAGCAGGGTAAACTTTGACAGATTGGCCGACACCTACTCGGCCGATATTACACTGTTTAATTTACGTGGCGTACCCTTAATGTCTACCCAGCCTAAAATTTACGAGTATGGGCTTATAGCCCCGCGCATAAACGGCCGGGCATTTATTGCGTTAAGTAAAGAGCAAAAATCTGAAGTGGTGAACGAAGAGAAGGTGGGCAGCCTTGTTTACAAATCGGCCTATGTGCCTTTGCGCAATTTAAAACACGAAACTGTTGCCTATTTGCAACTGCCCTATTTTTCAAATGTTACTGATTATACCGAGCAAATTGGCTCGTTGCTAAATATAATGATAAACGTTTACGCGCTGGTGTTTATAGCCATTGGTTTATTTGCCGTAATTATAGCCCGGCAAATTACCGCGCCCCTTAATTTTATACAATACAATTTAAGCCGCACCATTTACGGTAAGAAAAATGAGCCCATCAAATGGGAGCGCGACGATGAAATAGGTGCGTTGGTTAAAGAGTATAACAACATGATAGCTGCACTGGAAAACAGTGCCCAAAAGCTTGCTCAGAGCGAGCGTGAGACCGCCTGGCGCGAAATGGCTAAACAGGTTGCTCACGAAATTAAAAACCCTCTAACGCCATTAAAACTGGGTTTACAGCTGCTTGATAAATCGTGGAAGGATAAAGACCCTAAGTTTGATTTGAAGTTTGAGCGCTTTAGCAAATCGTTTGTTGAGCAGATAGAAAGTTTATCATCAATTGCCTCGGAGTTTTCGGCATTTGCAAAAATGCCCGATACCCGCATCGAGTCCATAAACATTTTTGATATGCTCGGTCAGGCCGTTACCATTTTTAAACATATGGACAACGTGACCATCTTAATGCAGATACCCGACGATCCGTTTTTTATCAGCGCCGATAGGGATCAGTTGTTACGCTGCTTTAACAACTTGTTGAAAAATGCTATCGAGGCTACCCCACAGGATACGCAATGCGTTATTGAAATAAACTTTTTAACTACCAGCAAAAATATATTGCTTACTATAAAGGATAATGGTAACGGTATACCTGAGAATATGCGCGATAAAATATTCGAGCCTAACTTTACCACAAAAAGTTCGGGTACAGGACTTGGTTTGGCATTTGTTAAAAACTCCATCGAAAACGCCAGTGGTAAGGTTTGGTTTGAAACCACTACCGGCACCGGTACTACATTTTACCTAAGCTTCCCTGCTGTAAATGAGGCCGGCTTATCTTAAAACGGTAACATAGCCCGAAAGCTTGGCCGATCCATTTTTTACATCGATGATATAGTAGTATGTGCCTGCAGGTATTGGCCGATTATTGTAAGTGCCATTCCAGGGAGTGCTGTAATCTACCGAGTGATAGATCTGTTGCCCTGAGCGGTTAAAAATGCTAACCGTGCTACCCGGATAGGCAACTAAAGCCTTTATCTCCCAGGTATCGTTTACACCATCAGCATTAGGGGTAAAGGTATTGGGTATAACTATCGGCAGCTTTATTAAGATGGTTATGGTATTTGAAACGGGCGCTGTAACACACTTGTTTTCTTCAGATATGATACAGGTAACTTTATCGCCAAGGGTTAGGCCCGCGCGTGTATAATTAGCGCTATTAAGGCCCTCGTTTACGCCGTTTACCTGCCATTGATAGTTAACATTGCCGGTATTTGCTGCAACGGCAGTAAAAGTAACCGCCTCGTTGGCTTTTATATAATTATCTACCGCAGTAGATGTAATACTAACCGAATTGTTGCTTACGGTCTTAACACTTACGGTTTCCTGGTTTGATAAAACAGGCCCTGCCGAGCAGAGCACCGATGATAACATGCTACAGCTAACCTTATCGCCATTTTGCAAGTTTGTTGCAGTATATTCATCGCTGTTAGTGCCAACATTTTGGCCGTTTACTATCCATTGGTATTTGGGCCGTTCGCCCCCGTTTGCAACGGTAGCTTTATAAGTTAACGCCGAACCGGCACACGCATTAACGGTGTTTGTAGCTATTGTAATTCGCGCTGCTGCTGCGTCTGGCTGCAGGTTAACCACAAAGCGGTTAGACTTCTGCGGCGTACTTATATAACACTCACCTGTTGTTATTAATTCGCAGGTTATAACGTCACCATTTTTTACAGTGTTCACTACTAAGCCGGTATGATCGGTAGCTCTAATAAAAACGCCGTTTATATACCAAAGCAATCGGTAATTGCGAAACATGTTAAGGGTATAACCTGATATTTCTGAACCTATCGTGATCTCGTCGCCGCTGCAAAGCGGGGGAGGGTACGTAAGGTCGTAAATTCGTATTGTAGGCGTTGCGTATGGGTAAGTATATATACCGGTAACACTGTTTGATGTGCCGCTCAGGTTGTTTTCGGAATTTTTAACAATACATCTAACTACATCCCCAGGCTTTATTTTTATGGATGTATTATTAATAGTTAACTTAGGGCTGTTACCGCCAACAGATACCCCGTTAAGCTGCCATTTGTATACCGGGTTTAAACCGCCATATGTTACCGAAGCGGTGTAAATAAAAGCGGTATTTTCGCAAGCAACGTGCTGGTTAGTACTTACAACTACCAAAGGCGGATAGACATGAACTTTGGTAATAATTACAGGCTTCAACTTTAACGGCAAGCGGGGCGTAAAAGCGTCGCCTAAACATTTAACGGTTACTGCAACGGCACAAATCAGCAATAAAAATAAATTTAAAGCTTTGCCGTAATTTTTAAATGCCATTTAAATTGATGTATAGCCTGCCTAAATATACACCCCTTGTGCCAATTAACGCACCGTTTTAACAAAAAAACCGCCTGAAACACTGTTCAGGCGGTTTTTTTGTTAGTATTAAGTTGTTACTTATTTAAGTGTAAAACTTGTTTTACCCATTGTATAACTATCGGCATACAACAAAACGGTATAGCTGCCTTTTTGAAAAGGCGTAGGGTTAACCCAATCTATAGTGTAAACGCTGCCGTCATCTTTATAATCGATAGCAGT is drawn from Inquilinus sp. KBS0705 and contains these coding sequences:
- a CDS encoding GHKL domain-containing protein, translated to MFTAIVVEKTYTPANNLTQTARILENNLHDRENYVYAAINDQKTLNEIKLLSVNPTKAVQYIDRFTVKKNIWIFTYINNKLDYWTGVKVIPDDVSQIKEGSSFLKMPNGYYEAIKHTEGAITIVFFIHVKNNYTFTNKYLQNNFNKELTTEDNIDIADFTDKGVYALHDVNNRYLFSVKLVKEKLNERFYYFVVAFWLMTILTLCVLVHNIISYMARRQQVYLALLVLAVFIIVFRFVNLHYGWPNFTRPLKLFDPNIYASNYVFPSLGDFCINILAITWFSSFLYTQRNHLLKGIPGKAVSYAVFAVCILVLVVTSTTLLHIFYGLIVNSKISFDVNNVLNLSVFSLLGVLMLCFSFLTFILLTETILTICIKLNIAVGIQAVLFIATILIITAVVGVYVEFSLFYVFWMVLVLIRGHAYFYNDRRFTSGAFISIVVICALIASTKLNRFEADKERETRKALVQRLEVPDDATADILFKKIEKQIIVDPLLVQYFRTADHTSDYLKTRLQKLYFDRYLSRYDFKVHEYNDDNQPVSADKNYTLDVFKDMVVYSSFKVSDYFYRENDSFGFQSYFAILPVIDEGRNLGTIVIELRSKPLLANGTFPELLIDKEIVPADEFKDYSYAFYTDNSLVGQSGTVVYSIKNTSFKGKLKQFTFANTKSAKQGWYNRFTKFSHLIYQPSKRNLIVVTKDSNLLLSNITAITFFFVVILLFDALVLAIRLLWIKVRIFNINNNRIKWGFKLNFDKILYKTRIQFSMIFAVVVTLVLVGFITFFSISSQYQAQQDKLIRSKIMQLASAIESSYLSSFTKDINEESRVNFDRLADTYSADITLFNLRGVPLMSTQPKIYEYGLIAPRINGRAFIALSKEQKSEVVNEEKVGSLVYKSAYVPLRNLKHETVAYLQLPYFSNVTDYTEQIGSLLNIMINVYALVFIAIGLFAVIIARQITAPLNFIQYNLSRTIYGKKNEPIKWERDDEIGALVKEYNNMIAALENSAQKLAQSERETAWREMAKQVAHEIKNPLTPLKLGLQLLDKSWKDKDPKFDLKFERFSKSFVEQIESLSSIASEFSAFAKMPDTRIESINIFDMLGQAVTIFKHMDNVTILMQIPDDPFFISADRDQLLRCFNNLLKNAIEATPQDTQCVIEINFLTTSKNILLTIKDNGNGIPENMRDKIFEPNFTTKSSGTGLGLAFVKNSIENASGKVWFETTTGTGTTFYLSFPAVNEAGLS
- a CDS encoding gliding motility-associated C-terminal domain-containing protein; this translates as MAFKNYGKALNLFLLLICAVAVTVKCLGDAFTPRLPLKLKPVIITKVHVYPPLVVVSTNQHVACENTAFIYTASVTYGGLNPVYKWQLNGVSVGGNSPKLTINNTSIKIKPGDVVRCIVKNSENNLSGTSNSVTGIYTYPYATPTIRIYDLTYPPPLCSGDEITIGSEISGYTLNMFRNYRLLWYINGVFIRATDHTGLVVNTVKNGDVITCELITTGECYISTPQKSNRFVVNLQPDAAAARITIATNTVNACAGSALTYKATVANGGERPKYQWIVNGQNVGTNSDEYTATNLQNGDKVSCSMLSSVLCSAGPVLSNQETVSVKTVSNNSVSITSTAVDNYIKANEAVTFTAVAANTGNVNYQWQVNGVNEGLNSANYTRAGLTLGDKVTCIISEENKCVTAPVSNTITILIKLPIVIPNTFTPNADGVNDTWEIKALVAYPGSTVSIFNRSGQQIYHSVDYSTPWNGTYNNRPIPAGTYYYIIDVKNGSAKLSGYVTVLR